The region TTTTAATATCTATTAGCCACTCATCAGCTTAGGGATTTTATTTAAGACAGTAGTATATATCCTCTCTTACAGATACATATAACTATCTCTCTATCTCATCTCTACTCATATCAAATAACAATATCTATTTAATATTTATAATTAATTAATATCTATATGCCTAAATCAATTAAAACAGTAGCTAAGAGCTATACATATAACACTAATTACACTTTAGATTCTCGTAGATTTGAAAGCATCTTAAAAGTCTTAGAAAGTAGTAGAGATAATCTAAACAAGCCACAAGTAGCTCATATCGTCTTACAAGTAGAATCAGCAGACTTCGATAAATCATCTATAAATCTAGCATTAACTAAAACCTTATCACGTAAACTTAAAACAGGTTACGGATACTACATAGCTATGGAAAAGAGTAGGTATTCAGGATTCCATATACATATCATGCTTACATTTTCTACTGGCTCTAAATATGCTTTTACTATCTTAAATGAAGCTAGAGATTGTCTTTATGCTTTAGATAGTGTTAGTACAGCTATTGCTTTGCCACGTAAACAAGAAAGATCAGTTTCTATTGATACAGCAGACTATTACACAGCTTTTAAAGAGATTAGAAAGACTAATAACTATTTCCATGATCTGAAAGATACAGCAGACTTTAAGGATGCAGTTTATAGATATAGCTACTTATCTAAAGATGAAACAAAGCTAGAAAAGGAATTAAAAGGTATCAGATTGACACAATCTAAAACTCCTAAAGCTGACAAGACTAAACAAGAACAAAAGAAAAGAACAATTAAGAAAACAGGATAATAACTATAATGATCGACTATAACCAATATCAAATTAATACAGCATACAATCAACTAATATCTAATTTAGTATTATGGCAATATCTAACAAATAGAGTAAAAGCAGATACAGAACAAGGCTATAAAGTAGTTAAGAATAAAGAAAATCTAGACAAGATCACATCAAATATTCTTGATGCTCTCCCTGCTTTTGATGGTATTGATATAAGCAATGTAAAGCTATATATGCCATTAGTAGATGATGTAAAGCTATTAGAACAGTTTAAGGAGATAGAGATATGACACTTTTATTATGCTCTGTAGCTGTAGCATTTATTATCTATCAACTAATTACAATCTAGGGGATAGAGTATAGCTTCTTTCCTCTCTCTCACGTGTACGTGCTTATATGCTCACGTGTGAGGTGCGGTGCGCCTATGCGCTTTTGGATATTCTTTTAAATAGAGCATACTCTGATAATATTATTTTAATTTCATTAGAATAAGAATGTTTAGTAAAAACAATATCATCTATATTTCTAGTCAATTCATCTATATTTGAATCATTAAAACTATCATATTCTAATTTATTTGATATGACTTTAGAAAAGTTTTCATATGTATTATCAAAATTAGAATATTTATCTTTTAAACTACTATCACTAACAACATATAGTATAAGTAAAATTGAATCTCTCAGTATTTCATATTTATCTTGATATTCTGTATAAGTACTTACAAGATGTTTATAATTATCATCTTTAAAGTGTTTTAGTGCAGATAAACTTAATATCTCTATCTCACTTAACACCTTAAAAGCTTTATTAGCTTCATTAGCTATAACTTCACTACCTTTTTGATTTCTCCACTGCCTTGAGATATACAATGCAGTAGCAGAAGCTATTCCTGCTCCAATAATCGTACTAATAGCTCCCCAATCCCAACTACAAACATCCATAGACTACCCCTTTAAAACTCTATATACAGTAGCAACACCACACCCTACAGCCTTTGCTATTTCTTCTTTTGTTAAGCCTTTATTATTTAACTCTTTAATTCTAGCATGTTTAGCTGTATCTGCTTTCTTTCCAGTAGGCTTGTATCCGCTTCTCTCTAAACCTTGCTTAATACGTTCTATACGCTTTTCATTGTCTAATCGAGCCATAGTAGCAAGTAAATCAATTAATAGGTTATTAACTAGATTCAGGATAGAGCTTGTAATTGTATCGTCTGTATTCAGTAGTACATGAGTAGTTGGCAGATCAGCTACAACTAGCTTCAATCCTTTCTCTTTTATACGTCCTTTCAATACTTCAAACTCATCTTGTTTTAAACGTGATAAGCGGTCTACGCTCTCAACTAATAAGGTATCTCCATTCTCTGCCTTATCAAGTAACTTGTTTAATACAGGTCTATCTAGCTTTGTACCTGATTCATTCTCTACATATTCCTTAACACTGTCTTGAATGGTACTAGCAAACTCTTTAAGGCTATCTAATGCTCTCTCTGCATCTTGGTCTTTTGTACTAGCTCTTACATATATATGAATGGTCATTTTATTATTTAACTCTATCTCTTTAAGTATTATGATAATACTATCATTTAACTATCAAAACAACTCAATTGATAGATATATTTATCATTTAATTCTATTATCTTTTGGGTATTGTCTAATGATAGATGTTTAATACTTATTACCAGTCATAACATATATGCTAAGCTATAATTTTATAACTTTAAAATTTCATAAGCACAGTGACTAAATTACTTACCTTATCTTTATTGTTTTTTTCATTTGAAGTAGTTGCTCTTACTCCAGAGCAAGCTAGAACCAAGGTTGCACAACAGAATAGCAAAAATGATATATTTCTAATTGAAGTATATAAAGTTTTAGAATATAAGAGAGAAAGTTTAAAGATTGACCAAGACTTGAATACCCTTCAAGCAACAATCTCAAAAACTTCTGATAAAAATGAACTAACAAGACTTTATTGTATTGAATATCGAAAGCTTAAACAGCAAACCTTAGATACTAATAAGAAGTTTTATGCAACAACCTATAAAACAAATACAATATATGTTGAGTCTTTAAATAAACTAAATACGCTTACAACAGCCTGTCGAAACAATAATATTACTAAATTTCATATAGAAGAAAATGATTTCTATCTAAGGTACAATAAATATATCGTAGATGGATTAGCTAAACGTAAAGATGAGTATAATCAATATAACGATGCTAAAAATATTTTTGAGGATATGCTTATCTTAAGGAAAAAACTCGTAGAAGAAGATGATTCTGTTACAGCACAAAATATACTTTGTATTGACTTCTTGAATAAAACGAATGAGCTAACTAATAAATCTTCAGCATGGACTCTTTCTCCACTAGTAAAAATTAGAACTCAACTCAAAGAAAGTGCAGCTAAATTAAAAGAAATTTGTCGAGAAAGAGGATATTAGAAAATATTTCATGCCAATATGCTCTCTCTACGTGAATGAAACAGTACAACTACCCTGCTAATTTATTTCTATTCACGTACAGCGTTTAATTTTATATAGCCCTAACCGATCAGTCTTATCAATATTCACCACATTATTTGTATTTCAATGGTTTATTAAGTTTGCTAACCTACTGGCATGAAAAGAATTTAACGAGTTGAACATATACATGACTACAGAAACAACAAAACTTTATACTTTCTCTATCCCTGAAATTAAGGAAGTTCTAGGCGTTGATAAAGACTTAGACAAGGGAGTTATTCAAGAAAAGCTACAAGGCTTTAAACAATATCCGAAGTTCATCTACAACCTTGATGACTTAAAGAATGTTTATGACTTATCTGATCTTACCATTGAGAAAGCGAAAACATACGTTGAAAAACGTAATGTAGAGCGTGGTCAAAAAGCTCAAGCTACACGTGCAGCCAATAAAGCCAAAGTTGCTAAAGAAGAAAAGAAAGCTAAAGCTAAGTCTGACAATCCTTTTGATGAACTGGGCAAGCTCTACGTACAGCAAGCCAATCTTAAAGTAGAAATTGCCAAACTATCTCGTGAGCAAAATCTGCTAGACAAGAAGATTATTGAACTTGAAAAGCAGATGAATGTACGTTGATTCTTTCAACTACTCGTAAGGGGGCTATATGCTCCCTTTTTTATTACACACTTTCTAACATGCGAAATACTGTATATTCTTGTTCAATCAATCAAAACAATAATGAGCAACAATGAGCAATATTTCTATTAACCAAGCAAGCAAACTGTTTAAGGTTAGCCGTAACACTATTTATGCTCGAATTAAGAAAGGTGATCTAACCAAGAATGCAGATGGTCTTGTTTCTGTTCAAGATATGATGCGTGTATTTGGAAATAAGGCAGACAAGAAAGCAACGGAACAAGCTGTCATTCAACTACTGAACAATACAGATAATATTGAACAGCCTATTCAGCAACAATCTGAACAATCTAAAAGCAGTAATGAACAGCTTTTACAGCAACAAATTGAACAACTAAAATTACAAGTTGAACAACTTGAAAAGCAACTGGAATACGTCAAAGCAAATGAAGCATGGCTTAAACAACAGTTAGATCAGAAGCTAATTGAACATAAGCCACAGGAACGAAAAGGACTACTTTCAAAAATATTTGGATAATTTAGCGTTAGAAATTTTTTATATTCAGTGAATTGTGATACAAATATTTCAGACATGAAAAAGCCCGTATTTCCTCGCTCGCCAAAGTTTAGAAATACAGGCTTGAATCCTTAGACCGTTTAAAACAGTGAAGTTCAAACAATCTGAGAACAATAATACAGGTTGTTTGAGCATTTGCAAACAGGTACGTTATGCAATGCAACAATTAACATTAGACTTAGCACAAATTACAGACAGATTCCCAAGTAAGCCTTATTGCTCGGATGATCTTCAAATAGGTCTACAGATTCGACCTAAACATCTAGCATTGCTTAAACGCTATATTCAGCCTAATCATCCCTATTACACTCATTTCTTTGTCTTTGATTTGGATTATCCAACAGCCTACGTTGATTATTTCTATTCAATGGTAGGCGTACCTACTCCAAACTTGATTGTAGAGAATCCTGAGAACGGACATGCTCATTACATTTATCAATTAGCAACTCCGATCTATCAAACGAATGCAAGCAACGATAAACCAATTAAATATGCTAACGCCGTCTATTTGGCTCTCAGGCAAGTTTTGAATGCAGACATCAACTATAGTGGGCTTATAACTAAAAACGCCATACACAGCTCATGGCGTACTCATGTACTACGTGAACAACCTTATACACTTGATCAACTATCTGAACGCCTGGACTTAACACCTCGTCAAATCAATAAAGAAATTAAAATAGATGAAGCTGTGGGGCTTGGTCGCAATTGCTGTGTGTTCCATACAGTAAGGCATTGGGCTTATGTGGAAGTACGCAAATATCGGGCTAAGAGCTTTAATCAGTGGCTTGATGGTGTCATTGCTCAATGCTGTGCTGTGAATGCTCAATTCACTGACCCAATGCAGTACAACGAAGTTAAAGGCATTGCAAAATCAATTGCTCGTTGGGTGTGGAAACGAGATGGTTATGCATACCAAGAATTTATTGATCGTCAGACACGTAAAGGGCAGTTAGGAGGTAAAGCTAAAGGTGAAGCATATAACGCTAAACGTAAGCTAGCAGTGCGTTACAAGGAAAAAGGCATGAGCTATACAGAGATAGCAGACAAGCTAAAAGTATCTCGTAGATCGGTAATCTACTGGTGCAAATAGCCTAAATCAGATATTAGCCCTTTGGGGCTGTTTTTAGCGGTACGCCGTGTTTGTATTTCATCACTTGTTTTCATCTGTAGCGTAACGATCAAAACAGCAACCAACCGACTGCATGGAATTGGATAGGGTATTGAGAAGAACAGAGGGCGTGGAGAAAACAGACGAAAAAGATTCGGTTTACGTATTAACTTAATCGCTGCACTGGTAAACCGGATGAACTTGCAAAAACGACTTTCGCAAGAGGTCTAGTATTTTAATCTCACTAAATAGATACAAGAGTAATTGTTAATGAATAAATATATCATCTTCATATTTTTAAGTTTATTTTTAATTGAGCGTAGTTCTGCTGATGTTTTTAAAGAAAAAGGGCT is a window of Acinetobacter sp. ANC 7912 DNA encoding:
- a CDS encoding recombinase family protein codes for the protein MTIHIYVRASTKDQDAERALDSLKEFASTIQDSVKEYVENESGTKLDRPVLNKLLDKAENGDTLLVESVDRLSRLKQDEFEVLKGRIKEKGLKLVVADLPTTHVLLNTDDTITSSILNLVNNLLIDLLATMARLDNEKRIERIKQGLERSGYKPTGKKADTAKHARIKELNNKGLTKEEIAKAVGCGVATVYRVLKG
- a CDS encoding plasmid replication DNA-binding protein, with the protein product MSNISINQASKLFKVSRNTIYARIKKGDLTKNADGLVSVQDMMRVFGNKADKKATEQAVIQLLNNTDNIEQPIQQQSEQSKSSNEQLLQQQIEQLKLQVEQLEKQLEYVKANEAWLKQQLDQKLIEHKPQERKGLLSKIFG
- a CDS encoding replication initiation protein codes for the protein MQQLTLDLAQITDRFPSKPYCSDDLQIGLQIRPKHLALLKRYIQPNHPYYTHFFVFDLDYPTAYVDYFYSMVGVPTPNLIVENPENGHAHYIYQLATPIYQTNASNDKPIKYANAVYLALRQVLNADINYSGLITKNAIHSSWRTHVLREQPYTLDQLSERLDLTPRQINKEIKIDEAVGLGRNCCVFHTVRHWAYVEVRKYRAKSFNQWLDGVIAQCCAVNAQFTDPMQYNEVKGIAKSIARWVWKRDGYAYQEFIDRQTRKGQLGGKAKGEAYNAKRKLAVRYKEKGMSYTEIADKLKVSRRSVIYWCK